Proteins co-encoded in one Neovison vison isolate M4711 chromosome 9, ASM_NN_V1, whole genome shotgun sequence genomic window:
- the FAM221B gene encoding protein FAM221B, with product MEADKVTEEPHSTMDTEEHASSKDRSAEDSQAPVETHTSKTSLKTSISETPLEVHTSESPMVPSTSQAPLETYTSETLLEPSISETPVGYSENPLETPMPETLLETLIFKDPEKHVFSHTSSQDHVPVSSPDTLEEDLFKYSPNEVLWRRKSSQISEYESLQKHSLSSPSAPVHLDTSAKEEEEEGEDKKQVEATDSSAHTAQPGQQPGNTAHPVVPAKQTELVEVAKARPREKFGAQMNYLFQWEKNAALSAIQTGLYIGWRCPHYLWDCFRIGDESKCFCGHLLKEHQIISDISVPCNVGQCRCLMFCFIPSRPEEVGEFWLKRRATFDPKAWRAQCRCKHSHEEHTATGSHPCRVKGCCCNCFESNFLCAACDRRWEEHETFFETEETRRRGGRPHGTDTINTWRRPR from the exons ATGGAAGCAGACAAGGTCACAGAAGAGCCTCATAGCACCATGGATACAGAGGAGCACGCCTCTTCAAAGGACCGCTCTGCCGAAGA TTCCCAGGCCCCTGTAGAGACCCACACCTCCAAAACCTCTTTGAAAACTTCCATCTCTGAGACCCCTTTAGAAGTCCACACTTCTGAATCGCCTATGGTTCCATCCACTTCCCAGGCCCCTTTAGAGACCTATACCTCTGAAACCCTTTTGGAGCCCTCTATCTCTGAGACCCCTGTAGGATACTCTGAGAACCCTTTGGAAACCCCTATGCCTGAGACCCTGTTGGAGACTCTCATCTTTAAGGACCCAGAGAAACATGTTTTTTCTCATACCTCATCACAAGACCATGTTCCTGTATCTTCCCCTGATACTCTGGAGGAAGACCTCTTTAAGTATTCTCCCAATGAGGTCTTGTGGAGAAGGAAGTCCAGCCAGATCTCTGAGTATGAGAGCCTTCAAAAGCACTCCCTTTCAAGCCCTTCAGCCCCGGTCCACCTGGACACATctgcaaaggaagaggaagaggaaggagaggacaaGAAGCAGGTGGAGGCCACTGACAGCAGTGCACACACAGCTCAGCCAGGACAACAGCCGGGCA ACACAGCCCACCCAGTGGTCCCTGCCAAGCAAACAGAGCTGGTGGAAGTGGCTAAGGCAAGGCCCAGAGAGAAGTTCGGTGCTCAGATGAACTATCTTTTCCAATGGGAGAAGAATGCAGCCCTGAGTGCCATCCAGACAG GTCTCTACATTGGCTGGCGCTGCCCCCATTATCTATGGGACTGTTTCCGGATTGGAGATGAGTCCAAATGCTTTTGTGGACACTTGCTGAAAGAGCACCAGATCATCTCAG ACATATCCGTGCCCTGCAATGTGGGCCAATGTCGCTGCCTCATGTTCTGCTTTATCCCATCACGCCCAGAGGAGGTGGGTGAGTTCTGGCTCAAAAGACGAGCTACCTTTGACCCCAAGGCCTGGAGGGCCCAATGTCGCTGCAAACACAGCCATGAAGAGCACACAGCTACTGGGTCCCATCCCTGCAGGGTGAAAG GCTGTTGCTGCAATTGCTTTGAGTCTAATTTCCTCTGTGCGGCCTGTGACCGTCGCTGGGAGGAACACGAGACTTTCTTTGAGACTGAGGAGACCCGGCGACGAGGAGGGAGGCCTCATG GCACAGACACTATCAACACCTGGCGCAGGCCTCGTTGA